One Platichthys flesus chromosome 14, fPlaFle2.1, whole genome shotgun sequence genomic region harbors:
- the LOC133968920 gene encoding midnolin-like, with protein MEEQRRDVYGCGAGGASTGPSTMRLSITSTTGSPVELTVPRGETVEGLRTRISQRLRLQRNRAVLLHKDRQLTAGRLQELGVADGSKLTLVPVIEAGLVCSTARAERTVMDVLESLTESQISDFLSGHSPLTINLGIGAHVMYVQLQLSAQDVKELQQDGGVRVLQTTGSMSHPGSASATSPAPQTTSPPSADSTSPIQHSFQRPRTSLITTAPTSQSSTTVPNVNCPQRSSLPQSCHSTHTSPCDPSLPSGCLGCPQPAATPVCSPAPTGSSPGPPSPVPASTFKTTSDHTSSAEELSKQPGAVIESFESHSPGVFSGTFSGSLAPHSQTGISHRHRGVSIILQILSDLLRAACHHQGAPPTLSQSHCPVLNNPVQPVLTAEGPSRARAKPLGTQRAQQCTTAPVKEGPAPRSSTEEDQNLQCKLEHLQSLMHQRRIRRRSRRNLHLPQTSHPYQQRQHHP; from the exons ATGGAAGAGCAGCGGAGGGATGTGTACGGCTGCGGGGCCGGAGGAGCCTCCACCGGTCCGTCCACCATGCGTCTgtccatcacctccaccaccggCAGCCCGGTGGAGCTCACCGTCCCCCGGGGAGAGACCGTGGAGGGGCTGAGGACACGGATCTCCCAGAGGCTCCggctgcagaggaacagagcCGTGCTGCTGCATAAAGACAG GCAGCTGACCGCAGGAAGACTGCAGGAGCTGGGAGTAGCAGATGGCAGCAAACTGACACTGGTCCCTGTCATCGAAGCTGGTTTAGTC TGCTCCACTGCCAGGGCTGAGAGGACTGTGATGGACGTTTTGGAAAGTTTAACCGAATCTCAG ATCAGTGACTTCCTGTCTGGACACTCCCCTCTGACCATTAACCTGGGAATCGGTGCTCATGTGATGTACGTGCAGCTCCAGCTGTCGGCGCAGGATgtgaaggagctgcagcaggacggGGGCGTGAGAGTCCTGCAGACGACTGGCAGCATGAGCCACCCTGGCTCTGCCTCCGCTACCTCACCTGCTCCCCAAACCACCTCACCTCCATCTGCTGACTCTACATCCCCGATCCAACACAGCTTTCAAAGACCCAGAACTTCATTAATCACAACAGCTCCCACCTCTCAGTCATCCACCACTGTCCCTAATGTAAACTGCCCACAGCGCTCATCTCTACCTCAATCCTGTCACTCTACACACACATCTCCCTGTGATCCTTCTCTGCCTTCTGGTTGTCTTGGCTGTCCTCAACCAGCAGCCACACCAGTCTGCTCACCTGCTCCGACCGGCTCCAGTCCTGGACCCCCTAGCCCAGTACCGGCCTCAACCTTCAAAACG ACTAGTGATCATACGTCTTCAGCTGAAGAGCTGAgcaagcagccaggagcagtcaTAGAGAGCTTTGAGAGCCACTCTCCAGGCGTCTTCTCCGGCACGTTCTCTG GCAGTCTGGCTCCTCACAGTCAGACTGGTATCAGCCATCGCCACCGTGGAGTCAGCATCATCCTCCAGATCCTCAGCGATCTCCTCAGAGCCGCCTgtcaccaccagggggcaccgCCCACCCTGTCTCAGAGCCACTGTCCCGTTTTAAACAACCCAGTCCAGCCAGTGCTCACAGCAGAGGGGCCCAGCAGAGCAAGAGCCAAACCACTAGGGACCCAGAGGGCACAGCAGTGCACCACAGCTCCAG TTAAGGAGGGTCCCGCCCCGCGCTCATCCACAGAGGAGGATCAAAACTTGCAGTGTAAGCTCGAGCACCTCCAGTCTCTGATGCATCAGCGGCGCATTCGCAGACGGTCTCGGAGGAACTTGCACCTCCCACAAACTTCTCACCCGTACCAACAACGTCAACACCACCCCTAA